In Paenibacillus phoenicis, one genomic interval encodes:
- a CDS encoding 5'-methylthioadenosine/adenosylhomocysteine nucleosidase: protein MYNTIGLMGAMDEEIALLLEKVEHQEAVDAAGARFVKGVLHGQDVVVCKSGVGKVNAAATTQVLIDRFGADTIWFTGVAGAVHPELNVGDIVISSTCQQHDMDVRPLGFARGITPYQDVSDFPADPGLIRLADQACARQCTDHQYRVGRVLSGDQFIADPEFVSSVLYGELDGACVEMEGAALAQVCQRNGVPFIVLRSISDKADGSADVNFAEFTALAAQRSFAILNDMVQHVGELKK, encoded by the coding sequence ATGTACAATACGATTGGCCTGATGGGGGCCATGGATGAAGAAATTGCGTTGCTGCTCGAAAAGGTGGAGCACCAGGAGGCGGTTGACGCGGCTGGGGCACGTTTCGTCAAGGGCGTACTCCATGGGCAGGACGTGGTGGTGTGTAAATCCGGCGTCGGCAAAGTGAATGCCGCAGCCACAACGCAAGTCCTGATCGACCGTTTTGGAGCGGATACGATCTGGTTTACCGGGGTGGCTGGAGCAGTGCATCCCGAGCTGAACGTAGGTGACATCGTCATCTCTTCAACTTGCCAGCAGCACGATATGGACGTGCGGCCGCTGGGCTTTGCGCGCGGCATTACGCCGTACCAGGACGTCTCCGACTTTCCGGCTGACCCCGGGCTCATCCGCTTGGCAGATCAGGCCTGCGCCCGACAGTGCACGGACCATCAATATCGGGTCGGACGGGTGCTGTCCGGCGACCAGTTTATCGCGGATCCGGAATTTGTTAGCTCGGTTCTATACGGGGAGCTGGACGGCGCTTGCGTCGAAATGGAAGGGGCGGCGCTCGCCCAGGTATGCCAACGGAACGGGGTGCCGTTTATTGTACTCCGCTCCATTTCGGACAAGGCGGACGGCTCTGCGGATGTGAATTTTGCTGAGTTTACCGCGCTGGCGGCCCAGCGTTCGTTTGCCATTCTCAATGACATGGTCCAGCATGTGGGTGAGCTGAAAAAATAA
- the ccpA gene encoding catabolite control protein A: protein MTVTIYDVAREAGVSMATVSRVVNNNPNVKPQTRKKVYEAIERLGYRPNAVARGLASKKTTTVGVVIPDISNSIFAEIARGIEDIANMYHYNIILCNADKRKEKEIRVINTLLEKQVDGLLFMGGTVTEEHIQAFQTSAVPIVLCATSDENGQYPSVDIDHEAAAFDAVSTLIRHGHREIAMISGTLQDPANGYARFQGYKRALETAGIRYQEDLVRIGNYRYESGVEAMKYFLGLKKRPTAIFAATDEMAIGAIHSIQDEGLKVPDDFSIISVDNIRMASMVRPQLTTVAQPMYDLGAVAMRLLTKLMKKETVENPRVILPHETILRLSVSHL from the coding sequence GTGACGGTTACCATTTATGATGTGGCACGTGAAGCAGGCGTCTCGATGGCCACGGTTTCCCGGGTTGTCAATAACAATCCGAATGTGAAACCGCAGACCCGGAAAAAGGTTTACGAAGCGATAGAACGGTTAGGCTACCGGCCCAATGCCGTAGCCAGGGGGCTTGCCAGCAAGAAGACCACCACTGTAGGCGTGGTTATCCCCGATATTTCGAATTCGATTTTTGCAGAAATCGCTCGGGGCATCGAAGATATTGCGAACATGTATCACTATAACATTATTTTGTGTAATGCCGACAAACGGAAAGAGAAGGAGATTCGCGTCATCAACACCTTGCTCGAGAAGCAAGTGGACGGGCTCCTGTTCATGGGCGGAACCGTAACGGAGGAGCATATTCAAGCGTTCCAGACGTCTGCGGTACCCATTGTGCTGTGCGCAACGAGTGACGAGAACGGCCAATATCCATCCGTGGATATTGATCATGAAGCCGCAGCGTTTGACGCAGTTAGCACGCTGATCCGCCATGGGCACCGCGAAATCGCGATGATTAGCGGAACGTTGCAGGATCCGGCGAACGGCTATGCCAGATTCCAGGGGTACAAGCGTGCGTTGGAAACAGCGGGCATTCGGTACCAAGAGGATCTGGTGCGGATCGGCAACTATCGTTATGAATCCGGCGTGGAAGCGATGAAGTATTTCCTGGGGCTGAAGAAACGGCCGACAGCGATCTTCGCCGCAACGGATGAAATGGCGATTGGCGCCATCCACAGCATTCAGGACGAAGGCTTGAAGGTGCCGGATGATTTCTCGATCATCAGCGTGGATAACATCCGTATGGCTTCGATGGTGCGTCCTCAGCTGACGACGGTCGCTCAGCCGATGTACGACCTTGGTGCGGTAGCGATGCGTTTACTGACGAAGCTGATGAAGAAGGAAACGGTTGAGAACCCTCGGGTGATTTTGCCGCACGAGACGATCTTACGCTTGTCTGTTAGCCACCTGTAA
- the ytxJ gene encoding bacillithiol system redox-active protein YtxJ, whose amino-acid sequence MSKWMRIQSIQELNDALERSSNQPLLLFKHSTRCPISAGAHKEAEAYLNGTPREDVTYGLIYVIENRDVSNEAAERLGVKHESPQAILIKDGQAVWHTSHSKITKSALEEILR is encoded by the coding sequence ATGTCCAAATGGATGAGAATACAATCGATCCAGGAGCTGAACGATGCTTTGGAACGCTCCTCAAACCAGCCGTTGTTGCTATTCAAGCACAGTACCCGCTGCCCGATCAGTGCCGGGGCGCATAAGGAAGCGGAGGCTTATTTAAACGGGACTCCGCGCGAAGACGTTACATACGGGCTGATTTACGTCATCGAGAACCGAGACGTATCTAACGAGGCAGCCGAGCGGCTTGGCGTCAAGCATGAATCCCCACAAGCGATCCTGATTAAAGATGGACAAGCCGTTTGGCACACGTCCCATTCCAAGATCACGAAGTCGGCGTTGGAAGAGATTTTGCGCTGA
- a CDS encoding type 1 glutamine amidotransferase domain-containing protein, with product MRLIGKKIVALVDEEFEDLELWYPIYRVREEGAEVHLAGPVKGKKYIGKYGVPAVAEFAFEEIDASAYDGILVPGGWAPDKLRRYDKVLQLVRELHQAKKPIGQICHAGWVLISAGILKGVTVTSTPGIRDDMRNAGAIWVDEPVVVDGHIISARRPPDLPAYGKAFVDAVASQR from the coding sequence TTGAGATTAATTGGCAAAAAGATCGTTGCCTTAGTAGATGAAGAGTTCGAGGATTTGGAGCTATGGTACCCTATTTACCGCGTTCGCGAAGAGGGAGCGGAGGTGCATCTGGCCGGCCCGGTGAAAGGCAAAAAATACATCGGCAAATATGGCGTCCCCGCCGTAGCGGAATTTGCCTTCGAGGAAATCGATGCCAGCGCATATGACGGGATTCTTGTCCCCGGCGGCTGGGCGCCGGACAAGCTTCGCCGCTACGACAAGGTGCTCCAGCTCGTCCGCGAGCTGCACCAAGCGAAGAAGCCGATCGGGCAAATCTGCCACGCCGGCTGGGTGCTCATCTCCGCCGGGATCTTGAAAGGCGTGACCGTAACATCCACGCCAGGCATCCGCGACGATATGCGAAACGCCGGCGCGATTTGGGTCGACGAGCCCGTCGTCGTGGACGGACACATCATCTCGGCCCGCCGCCCGCCGGACTTGCCGGCTTACGGCAAAGCGTTCGTGGATGCGGTGGCGAGTCAGCGGTAA
- the ptsP gene encoding phosphoenolpyruvate--protein phosphotransferase: protein MIQGIGAAGGVAIGKAFVLPAWEWDVPDRRMEKVDLAKEFERLYEGIRTSKTEIEVMKNEIKETVGAEESGIFDAHLAILEDPVFMSEIQGIIERQYKAAEVAVKEAIDHFVTMFDLLDDEYMKERALDIKDVGNRLLKHLLGTPDITLPADTQPYILVAKELSPSQLVHLNPDNVLGMVTMAGGKTSHSAIMARALGIPLVSGLENKLTEPLQTGDLLVIDGDEGCVYLNPEPEIIARYTELAEKQRRRKEQLQLLAAVEAVTKDGVRMRLAGNISSVKDLELALKHGAEGVGLFRTEFLYMDRSTFPGEDEQFEVYRQVAEKAGPHPVVIRTLDIGGDKQLEYFELQEEENPVLGYRGIRISLDSRELFQTQLAAILRASAYGKMKILYPMISSLEEIRKANAILEEAKQNLTRRGIAYDPDIQVGIMIEIPAAAAIADLLAQEVDFFSIGTNDLVQYVLAVDRMNEQIAHMYHPFHPAVLRLLRQTVQAAKDAGITVSVCGEMAGDEKAVPLWLYLGVTDLSMSPQALLRVKHRILNSDSRESKEVGAACYRLPTSDQVEAELVRYAHELEQERLGK, encoded by the coding sequence ATGATACAGGGGATCGGAGCAGCAGGGGGAGTCGCCATCGGCAAAGCTTTTGTGCTGCCCGCCTGGGAATGGGACGTACCGGATCGCCGAATGGAGAAGGTGGATCTCGCCAAGGAATTCGAGCGGTTGTACGAAGGTATTCGCACGTCCAAAACCGAAATCGAAGTGATGAAGAACGAGATTAAGGAGACGGTGGGTGCGGAGGAATCCGGTATCTTTGATGCCCATCTGGCGATCCTGGAGGATCCCGTATTTATGAGCGAGATCCAGGGGATTATCGAACGCCAATACAAGGCGGCGGAGGTCGCCGTCAAGGAAGCGATCGATCATTTTGTCACGATGTTTGACCTGCTGGATGACGAATATATGAAAGAACGGGCGCTCGACATCAAGGATGTCGGCAATCGCCTGCTGAAGCATCTGCTGGGGACGCCGGACATCACCTTGCCGGCGGATACGCAGCCGTATATTTTGGTGGCGAAGGAGCTTTCCCCCTCCCAATTGGTCCATTTGAACCCGGACAACGTCTTGGGTATGGTCACGATGGCCGGCGGGAAAACGTCGCACTCGGCGATCATGGCGCGGGCCCTTGGCATTCCGCTTGTGTCGGGGCTGGAGAACAAGCTGACCGAGCCGTTACAAACGGGCGATCTGCTGGTGATCGACGGCGACGAAGGATGCGTATATCTGAATCCAGAGCCGGAGATCATCGCCCGGTATACGGAGCTGGCGGAGAAGCAGCGCCGCCGCAAAGAACAGCTGCAGCTGCTGGCTGCAGTGGAAGCGGTGACCAAGGACGGCGTACGCATGCGGCTCGCCGGTAATATCAGCTCCGTGAAGGACTTGGAGCTGGCTTTAAAGCACGGCGCGGAAGGCGTTGGCTTGTTCCGCACGGAATTTTTATATATGGACCGGTCCACTTTCCCTGGGGAAGATGAGCAATTTGAAGTGTACCGGCAGGTCGCGGAGAAGGCAGGTCCGCATCCGGTCGTCATCCGGACGCTCGACATCGGCGGCGACAAGCAGCTGGAATATTTCGAGCTGCAGGAAGAGGAGAACCCGGTGCTGGGTTATCGCGGAATCCGCATCAGTTTGGATAGCCGCGAGCTGTTTCAAACTCAACTTGCCGCTATTTTGCGCGCCAGCGCTTACGGCAAAATGAAAATCCTGTATCCGATGATCTCCTCGCTGGAGGAAATCCGCAAGGCGAATGCGATCCTGGAGGAAGCCAAGCAGAATTTAACCCGGCGAGGAATCGCCTACGACCCCGATATTCAGGTCGGCATTATGATTGAAATTCCGGCCGCGGCGGCGATTGCCGATCTGCTGGCCCAAGAGGTGGACTTCTTCAGTATCGGCACCAACGATCTGGTACAGTACGTGCTCGCCGTTGACCGGATGAACGAGCAGATCGCCCACATGTATCATCCGTTCCATCCGGCCGTCTTGCGACTGCTGCGTCAAACGGTGCAAGCGGCCAAGGATGCCGGGATCACCGTGAGCGTCTGCGGCGAAATGGCCGGGGACGAGAAAGCGGTGCCGTTATGGTTGTACCTTGGCGTCACCGATCTAAGCATGTCGCCGCAGGCGCTGCTGCGGGTGAAGCACCGCATCTTGAACTCCGATTCGCGGGAGAGCAAAGAAGTGGGCGCAGCCTGCTACCGCTTACCGACCAGCGATCAGGTCGAAGCCGAGCTGGTCCGCTACGCGCACGAGCTGGAGCAAGAGCGTTTGGGCAAATAA
- a CDS encoding CoA-binding protein, with the protein MAFANPSREEIKEILLNAGNIAVVGLSDKPDRTSYMVAQALQQNGYRIIPVNPMVSGEILGEKVYPSLSDIPEPVDIVNVFRRSEQTPPVAEEAVKIGARVLWLQLGIFSEEAYEIASKGGLTVIMDRCIKVEDSILIGKRS; encoded by the coding sequence ATGGCATTTGCGAATCCAAGCCGTGAGGAAATCAAGGAGATTCTGTTAAACGCCGGTAACATTGCCGTCGTGGGTCTGTCAGACAAACCTGACCGGACTTCGTATATGGTTGCTCAAGCATTACAGCAGAATGGTTACCGCATTATCCCGGTGAATCCGATGGTCAGCGGTGAAATTCTGGGGGAGAAGGTATACCCGAGCTTGTCGGATATCCCGGAGCCGGTTGATATTGTCAACGTATTCCGCCGCAGTGAGCAGACGCCGCCGGTCGCGGAGGAAGCAGTGAAGATCGGGGCCCGCGTACTTTGGCTGCAGCTGGGGATCTTCAGCGAAGAAGCTTATGAGATCGCCTCGAAAGGCGGACTGACCGTCATTATGGACCGCTGCATCAAGGTCGAAGATAGCATTCTGATCGGAAAACGCAGTTAA
- the aroA gene encoding 3-phosphoshikimate 1-carboxyvinyltransferase: protein MDVIVRPTPELKGEIGALSSKNYTTRYLLVAALAEGTSTVYYPAHSEDSDAMRRCIADLGAVLEEDEEKIVITGFGRRPKDVKELNVGNAGAVLRFLMAIASLCPEVTFVNTYPDSLGKRPHDDLIDALGQLGVEVSHNEGKLPITIRGGAPKGGKIRVSGSVSSQYLSALLFLTPLLDEDSEIEVLNDLKSKVVVGQTLEVLEQAGIVIHASDDYMHFRVPGRQSYQAKTYTVQGDYPGSAAILAAAAVTKSDVKVHRLAEHSKQGERAVVDVLQMMDVPLTHQDGTVHVQGNGRLRPVEFDGDAATDAVLAMVAAAVFADGTSRFYNVENLRYKECDRITDFLTELKKAGANVEERQSEIIVHGRPSGLEGGVTINAHYDHRVIMALTVVGLRCREPLVIKDAHHVAKSYPQFFDHITSLGASIERVE, encoded by the coding sequence ATGGACGTTATCGTTAGGCCTACGCCGGAGTTAAAGGGCGAAATCGGAGCATTATCCTCCAAAAACTATACAACCCGTTACCTGCTGGTTGCGGCTTTGGCGGAAGGGACAAGCACGGTTTATTACCCGGCGCACAGCGAGGACAGCGACGCCATGCGACGCTGCATCGCCGATTTGGGCGCGGTGCTGGAAGAGGACGAGGAGAAGATCGTCATCACCGGCTTTGGACGGCGGCCGAAGGACGTCAAGGAGCTGAACGTTGGGAATGCCGGGGCGGTACTCCGTTTCCTGATGGCAATCGCGTCGCTCTGCCCGGAGGTGACGTTCGTGAACACGTATCCGGATTCGCTGGGCAAACGGCCGCATGATGACCTGATCGACGCCTTGGGGCAGCTTGGAGTGGAAGTTAGCCATAACGAAGGGAAATTGCCGATTACCATTCGCGGCGGCGCGCCAAAGGGCGGGAAGATCCGCGTATCCGGATCGGTCAGCTCGCAGTACCTGAGCGCTTTGCTGTTCCTGACGCCGCTGCTTGATGAAGACAGCGAAATCGAGGTGCTCAACGATCTGAAATCGAAGGTCGTTGTAGGGCAAACGCTGGAAGTGCTGGAGCAAGCCGGGATCGTGATCCATGCCAGCGACGATTATATGCATTTCCGCGTGCCAGGACGGCAAAGCTATCAGGCGAAGACGTATACCGTGCAGGGCGACTATCCCGGCTCGGCGGCGATTTTGGCTGCGGCAGCCGTGACGAAGTCGGACGTGAAGGTTCACCGGCTGGCGGAGCACAGCAAGCAGGGCGAGCGTGCCGTGGTGGACGTGCTGCAGATGATGGACGTGCCGCTGACGCATCAGGACGGTACGGTGCACGTTCAAGGGAATGGCCGTCTGCGGCCGGTGGAATTTGACGGCGACGCGGCAACCGACGCTGTGCTGGCGATGGTAGCGGCTGCGGTGTTCGCCGATGGGACGTCCCGTTTCTATAACGTGGAAAATTTACGCTACAAGGAATGCGACCGGATCACCGACTTTTTGACCGAGTTGAAAAAAGCCGGCGCGAACGTCGAAGAACGCCAGTCGGAAATCATCGTACACGGGCGTCCGTCAGGCCTCGAAGGCGGCGTGACAATCAATGCGCATTATGACCATCGCGTCATCATGGCGTTGACCGTCGTAGGCCTTCGCTGCCGGGAGCCGCTGGTGATTAAGGATGCGCATCATGTGGCGAAATCGTATCCGCAATTTTTTGATCACATCACTTCGCTTGGTGCATCTATCGAACGGGTAGAATAA
- a CDS encoding shikimate kinase gives MLHYNIVLIGMMGTGKTTVGSLLAAETGLKLVDLDQRIAMEAGRSIPDIFAAEGEAYFRDLESAALRRTLQEQGIVLATGGGAVLREENRLAMRDGGLVVALQATADEILVRVGEDPGRPLLAGGAKERITALLEERKDAYAFAHLTVDTSGKSAEQVAAEILTHYRGS, from the coding sequence ATGTTGCATTATAACATCGTGCTCATCGGCATGATGGGAACGGGGAAGACAACCGTCGGCTCCCTGCTGGCCGCCGAAACCGGCTTAAAGCTCGTTGATCTCGATCAGCGGATTGCCATGGAGGCCGGGCGGTCGATTCCGGATATTTTTGCGGCCGAAGGAGAAGCTTATTTCCGTGATCTTGAGTCCGCGGCGCTGCGGAGAACGCTGCAGGAGCAAGGGATTGTGCTGGCCACCGGCGGCGGTGCGGTACTGCGCGAGGAGAATCGCCTGGCGATGCGGGACGGCGGTCTGGTGGTGGCGCTTCAAGCGACGGCCGACGAGATTCTCGTGCGGGTCGGGGAGGATCCGGGCCGGCCACTCTTGGCCGGAGGCGCGAAGGAGCGGATCACCGCGCTGCTGGAGGAACGGAAGGATGCTTATGCTTTTGCCCATCTGACCGTAGACACTTCGGGGAAAAGCGCGGAGCAAGTGGCGGCTGAAATTTTAACGCATTACCGCGGTTCTTGA
- the gndA gene encoding NADP-dependent phosphogluconate dehydrogenase: protein MSKQQIGVIGLAVMGKNLALNIESRGFTVSVYNRSPEKTHDLLNNEGKGKNLVGTFSVEEFVNSLESPRKILIMVQAGPATDATIEQLLPYLDQGDIIIDGGNAHFPDTQRRSKELEAKGFRFIGTGVSGGEEGALKGPAIMPGGQESAYKLVEPILTAISAKVNGYPCCTYIGPDGAGHYVKMVHNGIEYGDMQLICEAYHLLKDVLGVDAKELHEIFSEWNKGELDSYLIEITADIFSQYDEETGKPMVDVILDAAGQKGTGKWTSQSALDLGVPLSMITESVFSRFLSAMKEERVAASKILSGPAKPAFSGDKKEFIENVRKALFASKIVSYAQGFAQMRAASEEYGWDLKYGNIAMIFRGGCIIRSQFLHNIKEAYDRDPALKNLLLDPYFKNIVESYQDAWRNVVSTAVAYGIPVPGFASALSYYDSYRTERLPANLLQAQRDYFGAHTFKRVDKEGVFHHQWF from the coding sequence ATGTCAAAACAACAAATCGGCGTCATCGGCTTGGCCGTCATGGGCAAGAACTTGGCCCTGAATATTGAAAGCCGGGGCTTTACTGTGTCCGTATATAACCGTTCCCCTGAGAAGACGCATGACCTGCTTAACAACGAGGGCAAGGGGAAAAACCTCGTCGGCACGTTTTCCGTTGAAGAGTTCGTGAACTCGTTGGAATCGCCGCGTAAAATTTTAATTATGGTACAAGCTGGTCCGGCGACCGATGCTACGATTGAACAGCTGCTGCCTTACCTGGATCAAGGCGACATCATCATCGACGGGGGCAATGCGCACTTCCCAGATACGCAACGCCGCAGCAAAGAGCTGGAAGCCAAAGGATTCCGCTTCATCGGCACCGGGGTATCCGGCGGTGAAGAAGGCGCTTTGAAAGGGCCTGCGATCATGCCGGGTGGACAAGAATCCGCTTATAAGCTGGTTGAACCGATTTTGACGGCGATTTCCGCAAAAGTAAACGGCTATCCTTGCTGTACATATATTGGTCCGGACGGAGCCGGCCATTACGTAAAAATGGTGCATAACGGCATTGAATACGGCGATATGCAGCTGATCTGCGAAGCTTATCATCTGTTGAAAGACGTGCTGGGCGTGGATGCCAAGGAACTGCACGAAATTTTCAGCGAATGGAACAAAGGCGAGCTGGACAGCTATCTGATCGAAATTACCGCCGACATCTTCTCTCAATACGATGAAGAAACCGGCAAACCGATGGTCGACGTGATTCTGGATGCTGCCGGTCAAAAAGGTACTGGAAAATGGACAAGCCAAAGCGCCCTCGACCTTGGCGTACCGCTCTCGATGATCACCGAATCGGTATTCTCCCGTTTCCTCTCGGCGATGAAAGAAGAGCGCGTAGCCGCCAGCAAAATCCTGAGCGGACCAGCGAAACCGGCGTTCAGCGGCGACAAGAAGGAATTTATCGAGAACGTGCGCAAAGCGCTGTTCGCTTCGAAGATCGTTTCGTATGCCCAAGGGTTTGCGCAAATGCGCGCCGCTTCCGAAGAATACGGCTGGGATTTGAAATATGGCAACATCGCAATGATCTTCCGCGGCGGCTGCATCATTCGCTCCCAGTTCCTGCATAACATCAAGGAAGCGTATGACCGTGACCCGGCGCTGAAGAACCTGCTGCTCGACCCTTACTTCAAAAATATCGTGGAAAGCTATCAGGACGCATGGCGCAACGTGGTTTCCACCGCCGTGGCGTACGGAATTCCGGTTCCTGGCTTTGCCAGCGCGCTGTCCTACTATGACAGCTACCGTACGGAACGCCTGCCGGCGAACCTGCTGCAAGCGCAACGCGATTACTTCGGCGCGCACACGTTCAAACGCGTGGACAAGGAAGGCGTCTTCCACCATCAATGGTTCTAA
- a CDS encoding YktB family protein, which yields MAFEGFTTQDFDALTVPSLESRMEAIISHIRPKLETLGAEMAPYLSALCGEEMFPHVAKHARRTVNPPNDTWVAWAASKRGYKALPHFQVGMFSTHLFIIFAVIYESPNKAVFANYLDKHAAQIKKTIPDGFYWSLDHMSPDGTPHREADTKQLKAWAEKLKTIKKSEALCGLRLERNDPIVSDGTKLIRTVEETFQTLLPLYKGAF from the coding sequence ATGGCCTTTGAAGGATTTACGACACAAGATTTCGACGCCCTTACCGTCCCGAGTCTGGAGTCCCGAATGGAAGCGATTATAAGTCACATTAGACCTAAATTGGAGACGCTGGGTGCGGAGATGGCCCCCTACCTGTCCGCTTTATGCGGAGAAGAGATGTTCCCGCATGTGGCCAAGCATGCCCGCCGGACGGTGAACCCGCCGAATGACACGTGGGTCGCCTGGGCGGCCAGCAAGCGCGGGTATAAAGCGTTGCCGCATTTTCAGGTCGGGATGTTCTCCACGCACCTGTTTATCATTTTCGCCGTCATTTATGAGAGTCCCAATAAGGCCGTGTTTGCCAATTATTTAGACAAGCATGCGGCGCAAATTAAGAAGACGATCCCGGACGGGTTCTACTGGTCCCTGGATCATATGAGCCCGGACGGCACACCGCATCGGGAAGCGGATACCAAGCAGCTGAAGGCCTGGGCCGAGAAGCTGAAGACGATCAAGAAGTCCGAAGCCCTGTGCGGATTGCGGCTGGAGCGGAACGACCCGATCGTATCCGACGGAACCAAGCTGATCCGCACGGTTGAAGAGACGTTCCAAACGCTGTTGCCTTTGTATAAAGGCGCGTTTTGA
- a CDS encoding MFS transporter, translated as MELTSGIARKKLLNPTFASLWLIMFLVEFVKGALIVSILPVYMGDVLKLSAFAIGLSFSMQYIGDNLFRSPAGWLIERIGFRRTMSLGLFITLGAVAMIAFLPSMGFLVLGCALLGIGTAPLWPCVLMGITAVTEENNNFATAMGVIQISSLGGTGLGPVLINFFLNDSYQPIFWFLLGCLALVLLVSLMLPGKSGGSTAAGTAKAAVPGHSPSAKIGGMWRQLRASIHHIRTHLHVSPLLYPALFLQSFAVGLLTPVITLYVRTELGLSPETFSAMLVIGGGITVLGLIPVGKLVDKMGTRWFLHIGFALAALSIGLFAMTREVALVWSFVILIGCSYALILPTWNTMIAQMIPSGEKGTIWGLFLTIQGSGMVVGPIISGKMWDLLGPAAPFLASAVTMALLFFLHLGLVRTQKASPNP; from the coding sequence GTGGAACTGACAAGCGGCATCGCAAGGAAAAAACTGCTGAATCCCACGTTCGCCAGCCTGTGGCTTATCATGTTTTTGGTGGAGTTCGTCAAGGGGGCGCTCATCGTATCCATCCTGCCGGTCTATATGGGGGATGTGCTGAAGCTAAGCGCGTTTGCGATCGGGTTGTCTTTTTCGATGCAGTATATCGGGGATAATCTATTTCGCAGCCCGGCAGGCTGGCTGATCGAACGGATCGGCTTTCGCCGGACGATGAGCTTGGGTTTGTTCATCACCCTAGGCGCTGTAGCGATGATCGCGTTCCTTCCCTCCATGGGGTTTCTCGTGCTTGGCTGCGCGCTCCTCGGCATCGGGACTGCGCCGCTCTGGCCCTGCGTCTTGATGGGCATCACTGCGGTCACGGAGGAGAATAACAACTTCGCGACGGCGATGGGCGTCATCCAAATTTCCAGCCTTGGTGGAACCGGGTTGGGGCCTGTTCTGATCAACTTTTTCTTAAATGATTCGTATCAGCCGATCTTTTGGTTCCTGCTCGGATGCCTGGCGCTGGTCTTGCTGGTGTCGTTGATGTTGCCGGGAAAATCGGGCGGCTCCACCGCCGCGGGCACGGCCAAAGCTGCCGTCCCCGGCCATTCCCCCTCCGCCAAGATCGGAGGGATGTGGCGTCAACTGCGTGCTTCGATTCACCATATCCGCACGCATTTACACGTCAGTCCGCTGTTATACCCGGCGCTGTTCCTGCAATCATTCGCCGTCGGTCTGCTGACGCCGGTCATCACGCTGTACGTCCGGACGGAGCTGGGCTTGTCGCCGGAGACGTTCAGCGCCATGCTGGTCATCGGCGGCGGGATTACCGTCCTGGGGTTGATCCCCGTGGGCAAGCTGGTCGACAAGATGGGGACGCGTTGGTTTCTGCATATCGGCTTCGCCCTGGCGGCGCTCTCGATCGGCCTGTTTGCGATGACGCGGGAGGTCGCCCTGGTCTGGTCGTTCGTGATCCTAATTGGATGCAGCTATGCGTTAATCCTCCCGACATGGAATACGATGATCGCGCAAATGATCCCAAGCGGGGAAAAAGGGACGATCTGGGGCCTGTTTCTGACGATCCAGGGCTCCGGCATGGTTGTCGGGCCGATCATCTCCGGTAAAATGTGGGACCTGCTTGGCCCGGCCGCACCGTTCCTAGCCAGCGCGGTCACGATGGCGCTGCTCTTCTTCCTGCACCTCGGCCTCGTCCGCACGCAAAAAGCCTCCCCCAACCCATAA